Proteins encoded by one window of Haloarcula pelagica:
- a CDS encoding CapA family protein, with amino-acid sequence MSVRIGLTGDVMLGRLVDERQRQRPVTAVWGDLLGRLASLDGLFVNLECCLSTRGRPWRRTPHAFHFRADPAWALPALERAGVDCCALANNHVLDFEEPALLDTLDWLTDSGIAYAGAGRTRHAAFRPTTVAVDGVTVAFVSLTDNTPEYAATATTPGTAHVEIDTASDQTRAAVAETLARAQATDPDLLIASLHWGPNMVEKPPPAHRAFARWLVDAGVDIVHGHSAHVFQGIEVYDGRPILYDTGDFVDDYAVDGRLRNDRSFLFEVGVSDAGTPRELRLSPTEIRDCAVHAADPVTVQWSRERMESLSAPFGTAFERDGPGLVVGLGQ; translated from the coding sequence ATGAGCGTCCGGATCGGGCTGACAGGGGACGTGATGCTGGGACGACTCGTCGACGAGCGCCAGCGCCAGCGGCCGGTGACGGCGGTCTGGGGCGACCTACTGGGCCGGTTGGCGTCGCTCGACGGACTGTTCGTCAACCTCGAATGCTGCCTCTCGACCCGTGGTCGCCCGTGGCGTCGGACCCCCCACGCGTTCCACTTCCGCGCCGATCCGGCGTGGGCGCTCCCCGCGCTCGAACGCGCCGGTGTCGACTGTTGTGCGCTGGCGAACAACCACGTGTTGGACTTCGAGGAGCCGGCGCTGCTGGACACGCTGGATTGGCTCACCGACAGCGGGATCGCCTACGCCGGCGCGGGCCGGACCCGGCACGCGGCCTTCCGGCCGACGACGGTCGCCGTGGACGGGGTGACCGTCGCGTTCGTCTCGCTGACCGACAACACGCCCGAATACGCCGCGACGGCGACGACGCCGGGGACCGCGCACGTCGAGATCGACACGGCCAGTGACCAGACGCGAGCGGCCGTGGCCGAGACCCTCGCCCGGGCGCAGGCCACCGATCCCGACCTGCTGATCGCCTCGCTGCACTGGGGGCCGAACATGGTCGAGAAGCCACCCCCGGCCCACCGGGCGTTCGCGCGCTGGCTCGTCGACGCCGGCGTCGACATCGTCCACGGCCACAGCGCGCACGTCTTCCAGGGAATCGAGGTGTACGATGGGCGGCCGATCCTCTACGACACCGGCGACTTCGTCGACGACTACGCGGTCGATGGCCGACTCCGCAACGACCGAAGCTTCCTGTTCGAAGTCGGCGTCTCTGACGCGGGGACCCCCCGTGAACTCCGGCTCTCACCGACCGAGATCCGCGACTGCGCCGTCCACGCTGCCGATCCCGTGACGGTCCAGTGGTCCCGTGAGCGGATGGAATCGCTCTCGGCCCCGTTCGGGACGGCCTTCGAGCGGGACGGACCGGGACTCGTTGTCGGTCTCGGTCAGTGA
- a CDS encoding L-seryl-tRNA selenium transferase, with translation MPDPNDIYETHDVPTVINAVGNHTRVGGSLIRPAAREAMVKAADEFVEIADLQARAAEVIADVTGAEAGYVTSGAASGLALATAACIAGDDFGVMDRLPDTRGVPSEVLVPAAHRIEYGFAFRVPGATLRSVGLIDNHTGTEQLQPWELADAISADTAAVAYVDRPRNDLSLSTVVGVASSHDVPVIVDAAAELPPRSNLTKYVDQGATAVVFSGGKAVRGPQSTGIVAGREWLVRSVALQHLPVDTPAPFWDPPEELLSTESLPDGTPNHGLGRAMKVGKEELAGLIRALELYCDEDEAALVAGWHDRATRLATALSAVGGLAVTVTDDDRSDCRSPPTVVVEPDPDGSTSATQLVRRLRDERPKVIVGERHVDEGRITLDPRCLRDEQVPVVVERIREGVG, from the coding sequence ATGCCCGACCCGAACGACATCTACGAGACCCACGACGTACCGACCGTGATCAACGCCGTCGGTAACCACACCCGCGTGGGCGGCAGCCTGATCCGGCCGGCCGCCCGCGAAGCAATGGTCAAGGCCGCCGACGAGTTCGTCGAGATCGCCGACCTCCAGGCACGGGCCGCCGAGGTGATCGCCGACGTGACCGGCGCCGAGGCCGGCTACGTCACCAGCGGCGCCGCCTCGGGCCTCGCGCTGGCGACGGCGGCCTGCATCGCCGGCGACGACTTCGGCGTCATGGACCGACTTCCTGACACCAGGGGCGTCCCCAGCGAGGTCCTCGTTCCGGCCGCCCACCGGATCGAGTACGGCTTCGCGTTCCGGGTACCGGGCGCGACACTGCGATCTGTCGGCCTGATCGACAACCACACCGGAACCGAGCAACTCCAGCCGTGGGAACTGGCCGACGCAATCTCCGCCGACACCGCCGCGGTCGCGTACGTCGACCGCCCGCGAAACGACCTCTCGCTGTCGACCGTCGTCGGCGTCGCGTCCAGCCACGACGTGCCGGTGATCGTCGACGCGGCGGCGGAACTCCCGCCCCGGAGTAACCTGACGAAGTACGTCGACCAGGGCGCGACCGCCGTCGTCTTCAGCGGCGGGAAAGCGGTGCGTGGTCCGCAGTCGACGGGGATCGTCGCCGGCCGCGAGTGGCTGGTCCGCTCGGTCGCACTCCAGCACCTCCCCGTCGACACGCCCGCCCCGTTCTGGGACCCGCCCGAGGAACTGCTCTCGACCGAGTCACTTCCCGACGGGACGCCCAACCACGGGCTCGGCCGGGCGATGAAAGTCGGCAAGGAGGAACTGGCGGGGCTGATTCGGGCGCTGGAACTGTACTGCGACGAGGACGAGGCCGCGCTCGTCGCCGGCTGGCACGACCGGGCGACCCGACTGGCGACCGCGCTGTCAGCGGTCGGCGGGCTTGCCGTCACTGTCACCGACGACGACCGGTCGGACTGTCGCTCCCCCCCGACGGTCGTCGTCGAACCCGATCCGGACGGATCGACCAGTGCCACGCAACTCGTTCGACGGCTCCGGGACGAGCGACCGAAGGTGATCGTCGGCGAACGACACGTCGACGAGGGCCGGATCACCCTCGACCCCAGGTGTCTCCGGGACGAGCAGGTACCGGTCGTGGTCGAACGGATCCGTGAGGGTGTCGGCTGA
- a CDS encoding metallophosphoesterase family protein, translated as MRRTIGLLYDPHIVAGGRDGYDGVPTVEAAIDRLNEVPVDWTVVGGDLRHLLGAANEHNDGRTDWGGWHGDPDNYFYRRDFGRAKRLFDERLDGDYVVARGNNDRPLDVYREYFPAEAFPQWGWFVEDGARYVVLDTNPHPGHHALRDQQNFVSAPQISMLERLMDTDPEIPTFVFLHAPVAKHQGIDDWETGHTAAYKLTLNYPTVQRVLARGNTVFVNSGHYWPDNGRSVEVVDGVRYVLARHLVHNRDPDYGGDVRWLRVDTDRNVATVHYHDVGTGTDGRLARTEW; from the coding sequence ATGCGCCGGACCATCGGCCTGCTGTACGACCCACACATCGTCGCCGGCGGCCGCGACGGCTACGACGGCGTGCCGACCGTCGAGGCGGCCATCGACAGGCTGAACGAGGTCCCCGTCGACTGGACGGTCGTGGGCGGGGACCTCCGGCATCTGCTGGGGGCCGCAAACGAGCACAACGACGGCCGGACCGACTGGGGCGGGTGGCACGGCGATCCGGACAACTACTTCTATCGCCGGGACTTCGGGAGAGCGAAGCGGCTGTTCGACGAGCGCCTCGACGGCGACTACGTCGTCGCCCGCGGGAACAACGACCGACCGCTGGACGTGTACCGGGAGTACTTCCCGGCCGAGGCGTTCCCGCAGTGGGGGTGGTTCGTCGAGGACGGCGCACGCTACGTCGTCCTCGATACGAACCCACACCCCGGCCATCACGCGCTGCGGGACCAGCAGAACTTCGTCTCCGCCCCGCAGATCTCGATGCTCGAACGGCTGATGGACACCGATCCGGAGATCCCGACGTTCGTCTTCCTCCACGCACCGGTCGCGAAACACCAGGGGATCGACGACTGGGAGACGGGTCACACCGCCGCGTACAAACTCACGCTCAACTACCCGACTGTCCAGCGGGTGCTCGCCCGGGGGAACACGGTGTTCGTCAACAGCGGTCACTACTGGCCGGACAACGGCCGTAGCGTCGAGGTCGTCGACGGCGTCCGCTACGTCCTCGCGCGCCACCTCGTCCACAACCGCGACCCGGACTACGGCGGTGACGTGCGGTGGCTGCGAGTCGACACCGACCGGAACGTCGCGACGGTCCACTACCACGACGTGGGGACGGGAACGGACGGCCGACTCGCCAGAACGGAGTGGTAA